Below is a genomic region from Desulforhopalus sp..
GAAAGATAAAGAAATTTCTGAAGATGAGTTGTTTAAATTTCAGGATGAAGCGCAACTCGAAACAGACGCGTATATCAAGAAGATTGATGATGCAACAGCTGCGAAAGAAAATGAAGTACTTGAAGTGTAATCTGGGGCTTTTGTGCTTTGCAATTTTGAACCTGGCATTCTTGTAATTGCAGTAACCCAACTTTTGCCAATGAGCAGCCTATCCTTCTAATACTGGAATTATAAATAGATTTTTTTTTAGTCAATGGTTTATTGTTTCTGCATCTACGGATAATCTATGTCTGGCACACCTATTGAGTTTGAACATCTTCCTCGCCATGTCGCAATTATCATGGATGGAAACGGCAGGTGGGCAAAGAGGCAGAAAAAACCAAGACTGTATGGACATAAAGTTGGTGCCGATTCAGTCAGTGATATTGTTGAAACCTGCAGGGAAATTGGTATTAGATATCTTACCCTTTATGCTTTTTCTTCAGAGAATTGGCAGCGCCCCTCTCGGGAAGTCACTGGACTTATGTCCATCCTTAAACGCTATCTTGATTCAGAATTGCCTCGTATGAAAGAAAACGACATCAGGCTTATGTCGATTGGCGATCGAGATCGCTTGCCAGAGGCGGTTCGCAATTCACTTGCCCGAGTTATTGCTGAAACTTCTGGAAATTCAAAGCTTACTCTCAATTTGGCGCTTAGCTATGGTGGCCGTGATGAGATCGTGCGAGCGGTAAGAAAGATCTGTGGTTTATGCCTTGATGGCAAGATTGATTTTTCGGCAATATCTGAAAGAACCGTAACAGAAAATCTTGATACCTGCGGTCTTCCTGATCCCGACCTTCTCATACGAACCGGTGGAGAAGCGAGGTTATCGAATTTTCTTCTTTGGCAGTTGTCGTATGCCGAGATATATTTTACCGACGTCATGTGGCCGGAATTCAGGAAAGATGTTTTTCTCAAGGCACTCAGTGATTATCAGATGCGGGAGAGACGATTCGGTCGCACTGGGGAACAACTGCAAAAAGAATAAAACATGAACAAACGTGTAGTCCCCGGGCTTCTCATCGCTGGTCTCTGGTTTTTTCTGCTTTTAAAGGGATCACCTCAACTTTTTGGTTTTATCGCCTCATTGATTGTTTTTTGGGCGGGAGATGAATATCTCCGGATGATTGATGCCCGAAACATTCACATCATTGAGCGTTGGGGCCTAAACATTTGTTTGACGGCGCCCATTGCATCTGTCTGTCTATACCCGCAACTCGCAATCATTGCTCCAGTTCTGCTCTGCTCATTTTTTCTTATCATTTGTTATTTTCTCTATCGTTATAAAGATTTAGAAGATAATTTTAATTTTTTCTGTCGACTTGTTTTTGGAATATTCTATCTGGGGCTTTTGGGAGCACACCTTGTATTATTGAGGTTTTCACCGGATGGCGGTTCGTGGCTTATTGTTGGCACCGCTATCACTTCTGGGTCAGATACAGGTGCTTATTTCGTTGGCAGGGCGATTGGAAAGAGAAAACTCTGTCCGAATATCAGTCCTAATAAGACAGTTGAGGGTGCAGTGGGTGGAGTGGTTGCGGGCCTAGTTGCTGGCCTTGGTTTCGCTCATTTTTTCTTGCCTACGGTAAACTTGTGCTATCT
It encodes:
- a CDS encoding phosphatidate cytidylyltransferase — protein: MNKRVVPGLLIAGLWFFLLLKGSPQLFGFIASLIVFWAGDEYLRMIDARNIHIIERWGLNICLTAPIASVCLYPQLAIIAPVLLCSFFLIICYFLYRYKDLEDNFNFFCRLVFGIFYLGLLGAHLVLLRFSPDGGSWLIVGTAITSGSDTGAYFVGRAIGKRKLCPNISPNKTVEGAVGGVVAGLVAGLGFAHFFLPTVNLCYLAAIAVILALVGILGDLTESIIKRGTGTKDSGRCLAGHGGILDRVDSLLFVVPALYYILALSGLR
- a CDS encoding isoprenyl transferase, with protein sequence MSGTPIEFEHLPRHVAIIMDGNGRWAKRQKKPRLYGHKVGADSVSDIVETCREIGIRYLTLYAFSSENWQRPSREVTGLMSILKRYLDSELPRMKENDIRLMSIGDRDRLPEAVRNSLARVIAETSGNSKLTLNLALSYGGRDEIVRAVRKICGLCLDGKIDFSAISERTVTENLDTCGLPDPDLLIRTGGEARLSNFLLWQLSYAEIYFTDVMWPEFRKDVFLKALSDYQMRERRFGRTGEQLQKE